GGACGCCGAGCACGGCCGCGGGCTGTGCCTGATCCGGGAACTGGCCGATCACGTCCACATCGGAGCCAAGCCGGGCCGGGCCGGGACCGTGGTCAGCTTCGACAAGATCCTCAAGTGGAGGAAGGACCCTTCGCTGCTCACGGCCTGAACCCCGCGCGGCGCACGGAACCGGCCGGGCACCCGTCGGTACCCGGCCGTCCGGCGTGCCGTCAGCCCTTCAGGGCCGCCATCCACCGCTCGACCTCGTCCGACCGCCGGGGCAGCGCGGCGCTGAGGTTCCGGTTGCCGTCCTCGGTGACCAGGATGTCGTCCTCGATGCGGACGCCGATGCCCCGGTACTCCTGCGGGACCGTCAGGTCGTCGGCCTGGAAGTACAGGCCCGGCTCGACGGTGAGCACCATGCCGGGCTCCAGCGTGCCGTCGACGTACGTCTCCGTCCGTGCGGCGGCGCAGTCGTGCACGTCCATGCCGAGCATGTGGCCGGTGCCGTGCAGGGTCCAGCGACGCTGCAGGCCCAGCTCCAGGACCCGCTCGACCGGGCCCTCGACCAGGCCCCACTCCACGAGCCTCTCGGCGAGCACGCGCTGGGCGGCCTCGTGGAAGTCGCGGAACTTGGCGCCGGGCCGCACGGCCGCGATACCGGCCTCCTGGGCCTCGTAGACGGCGTCGTAAACCTTCTTCTGGATCTCGCTGTAGGTGCCGTTGACGGGCAGCGTGCGCGTAACGTCGGCGGTGTACAGGGTGTGCGTCTCCACGCCCGCGTCCAGCAGGAGCAGGTCGCCGGAGCGCACCGGGCCGTCGTTGCGCACCCAGTGCAGCGTGCAGGCGTGCGGGCCGGCCGCGCAGATGGAGCCGTAGCCGACGTCGTTGCCCTCCACGCGCGCGCGCAGGAAGAACGTGCCCTCGATGTAGCGCTCGCTCGTCGCCTCGGCCCTGTCGAGGACCTTCACGACGTCCTCGAAGCCGCGCACGGTGGAGTCGACGGCCTTCTGCAGCTCGCCGATCTCGAACGCGTCCTTGACCAGCCGGGCCTCGGAGAGGAAGACCCGCAGCTCCTCGTCGCGCTCGGCGGTGACCTTGTCCGCCAGGGCCGCCTCGATGCCGGCGTCGTACCCGCGCACGACCCGTACCGGCCCGGTGGCCTCGCGCAGCCGGCCGGCCAGCTCGCGCACGTCGGCGGCCGGGATGCCGTACAGCACCTCGGACTCGGCGAGGGAGTGGCGGCGGCCGACCCACAGCTCGCCCTGGCCGGAGAGCCAGAACTCGCCGTTCTCACGGTTCGAGCGGGGCAGGAGGTAGATCGTCTCCCGGTGTCCGTCGGCCGTGGGCTCCAGCACGAGGACGCCGTCCTCGGTCTGGTTGCCGGTGAGGTAGGCGTACTCGACGGAGGAGCGGAAGGGGTACTCCGTGTCGTTCGAACGGGTCTTCAGGTTGCCTGCGGGGATCACGAGGCGCTCGCCCGGGAAGCGCGCGGAGAGCGCGGCGCGGCGGCGCGCGGTCTCGGCGGCCTGGGCGACGGGCTCCAGGTCGCGCAGCTCGGTGTCGGCCCAGCCGGACTTCATGTTCTCGGCAAGCTCGTCGGAGACGCCCGGGGTCAGGCCGTTCTTCCGCTGCTTGATGGGCTCCTCGGGCTCGGTCCCCGGGTCCACCGCGTCAGCGGCGGGATCGGTCACAGCCGGGTTGGGCTCGTCGGACACGTGATCCTCCTCGATACGCCATGTGGTCTCCCGCGGGGCCCGCGGCACCCGCGCTCCTGGCCGAGCGGGGACCTCCATCATCGTACGGTCGTACCGAGGACGGGCCGAGGCCGGATGACCTGTTATGCCCGGTCATGCCAACCGGGCGGGGCCGCGCGCACCGGCTCAGTCGAAGCGGGCCGCCAGCAGCACCACGTCCTCCTCGCCGTCCGCCGTGTCCGCGCCGTCCGGCAGGAGCGTGCGCAGCACGTGGTCGGCGACGGCCGCCGGGTCGCGGCGCAGCGGGAGCGGGATGCCCGCGGCCGCCGTGTGCAGCCGGGCGAAGGCGCGGTCCACCGGGTCGCCGGTGCGGTGCAGCAGCCCGTCGGTGTAGAGCAGGACCGTCTCCCCGGCCTCCGCCCGGATCTCCGTGCTGGGCGCCTCCCAGCAGGTGAGCATGCCCAGCGGCGCGGAGACGGAGGTCTCGGCGAACTCGGTGCGCCGCTCCCCGACCAGCAGCGGCGGGCTGTGCCCGGCCCCGGCCAGGGTGATCCTGCGCAGGGCCGGCTCGCAGTACGCGAACAGGGCGGTGGCGCAGCGGGCGGGTTCGGTCAGCCGCAGCAGCAGTTCCAGGTCGGACAGGACGGCGACCGGGTCCTCGCCCTCCATCACCGCGTAGGCCCGCAAGGAGGCCCGCAGCCGGCCCGTGGCGGCCACCGCGCCGGGTCCGGAGCCGGTGACCGAGCCCACGGAGAGGCCGAGGGCGGCGTCGGGCAGCGGCAGCGCGTCGTACCAGTCGCCGCCGCCGCGCGGGCCGGTGCGGTGCCGGACGGCGAGCTGGACCCCGGGCACGCGGGGCAGCCGGGAGGGGAGCAGTCCCTCGGTGAGGGCGGCCAGGCGCGCGCGCGTGCGCTCCACCTCCACCAGCCGGGCGAGGTGTTCGGCGGCGTGGCGGACGTACAGGCGGGCGAGGTGCCGGCGGCGCTCGTCCGGCTCGGCGGGCTCGTCGTACAGCCAGAGGGCCGCGCCGAGCCGGCCGGCGGAGTCGGCGGCCAGCGGGAGCGCGTAGCCGGCGGCGTAACCGAGGCGGCGGGCGACCTCGCGGTGGCGGGGGTCGAGGCCGTCCTCGGCCAGCAGGTCGGGGCGCACGGCCTCGGTGGTCCCGCCGGCGTCGCCCGCGTCACCGGCGTCCTCGGCGTTGTCGGCGTCCAGGAGGGCACCGTGGGGCAGGCAGCCGCGCGGCACGGTCTCGATGTGGCCGAGGTCGGCGCGGCCGAGGCCGAGGCCGACGGTGGTGCGGGGGCCGAGTCCGTCGGCGGGCTCCAGGACGGCGAGGGCACGGCGGGCGCCGACCAGGAGGGAGCCGGCGCGCAGCAGTTCCCGCAGGGCCGGCTCCAGGGCGTTCGTGCGGCACAGGCGCCCGGTGAGTTCGTGCAGCGTGGTGAGGTCCGCGACCCGGCCGGCCAGCCGGTCCTGGAGCAGGGCGCCGGGAGCGGGGGTGCCGGGGACGGGGGTGCCGGGAGCGGGAACGGGAGGGGCCGTGGGTGCCTGAGCGGCGTCCGGGGCGGGGGGTGCCGGCGCGACAGTGTGGGCGGAAGGGGGAATCGGTGCGTCGATTCCGGCCACTTTCGAAGGGTGTGGGGCGCTCATGGTGTCCGGCCTCCGGACCGGTGCGTAATGCTGAAAAGCATCGCAAACCCCCATGTCGTTCTGCGCCGTCGGCAATGTCTCCACATGTACACGCACTCGTACGGGGATGTCCAGCATTGTCCTGCGGGGATTCCTGGTGTCCGCGGATTCGCCCCGGGTTTCACCCGAACCCCTTGCCTTACTGTCGAGTTGGCTTGAAACTGCCTCGGGTGACGGTTCACTGCGGTCGACTGGCCCTGCTCCACGGAGCGTCACAGCGGTCGTGATGGGTACGTACTCGGAGAAGGCCAGGGGTGGTCGAGGGCCACCCGGAACCTGGCGGCGGACCCGGGCGTCATAACCACCGACGACCGAGCCCCATCCTCCCGTGGCGGAGGCGGAGAGAACCACGTGCGACGCAAAGCGCCATACTTCGCCACCCCCGTGCCGCAGCCGTGCTCGTGACGGACGCACCATCGGTGCGGACGCGGTCAATGTTCGACCCCTCGGGGTTCTCCCTGCCGGGAGCAGGGGTGTGATGCGCCAACAGGTACGCACAGTGAAGTGATCGACACATGACGTGATGTGGCCCACGGTGTTGCCAGCGGTGCAACGGAAAGGAACGAGCGCTCATGCGCGAGATCCTCGGAAGGCGACGCAGGCTCCTGTCCAGGCGGAACGGCGGGAGGCCTGAGCCGATCGGCGCGGCCCTTACCTTCGCGACGGAATGGCAGTGGCCCGTACTCCCGGGCGTGGCCCCGGACCCGGAGGGCCGGGCCCGCTGCGCCTGCCCCGACCCGGAGTGCACGGTGCCCGGTGCTCATCCCTTCGACCCCGGCCTGCTCGCGGCCACCACGGACGCGCGCATGGTGCGCTGGTGGTGGAGCGAACGGCCGAACGCGCCGATCATCCTCGCGACCGGCGGCCGGGCGCCCTGCGCCGTCAGCCTGCCGGCGCCGGCCGCGGCCCACGCCCTCGACCTGCTCGACCGGCACGGCATGCGGCTCGGCCCGGTGATCGCCGCGCCGGCCCGCTGGTCGCTGCTGGTCAAGCCCTACTCCATGGAACAGCTGGGCGAGCTGCTGTACGCCAAGGACTTCGTGCCCGGCTCCCTGCGCTTCCACGGCGAGGGCGGCTACATCGCCCTGCCGCCCTCGGAGACCGGCCAGGGCGCCGTGCGCTGGGAGCGCGCGCCGCTGCCCGGCTCGGCCGCGCCCTGGGTGCCCGACGTGGAGGCGGTGGTGGACGCCGTGGTGGACGCCCTCACTCGTACGGGGGTGAGCGCGCCCGAGTCGTAGGGGTGTCGGGCGCGGGCGGCCCGGCCGGGCCGCCCGCGGTCGTTATCTTCCGCTCATGCTGCGAAATCCTGGGAGGCGCGGCGCCCGGCCGCCGCGCGGTGACGGGCCGGTCCACCGCAGGCTGCGCCTGCTCGCCCTCGCGGGCGCCGTGGCGGCGGTGGTCGCGCTGCCGCTGGCCGTGGCGTCCACGGGACAGGTGGGCGAGGCCGCGCGGGGCGAGGGCAGGGCCGGTGTGCCGGCCGGCGGCGCCGCGCGGGAGGTCCTGCGCGACCTCGCCGGACGCGACGCCGGGACGCCCTCCGCCGCGTCGCCCTCCCGCTCCCGCCTGCTCGGCCTGGGCCTGGCCACCGCCGCCCGCTGCGGGCCCGAACTGTCCTCCCCGGACGGGATCGAGGCACAGACCTGCGTGCTCACCCAGGGCGGGGACACCTGGGCGCGCACCTACTACCGCAACGCCACCGGCGAGGTGCTGGACTCCGTGCTGAGCCTGATGGGGCCGGGCGGCCGGACCGTCGGGATGCGCTGCGCCACGGGCACCGAGGACGAGCCCGCCACCTGCGAGACGCCCCGCGAGGCCACCGGGGGGTCGCTGGACGCCTACACGGCCGTCACCGAGTTCTCCGCCCGCGGGGCCGGCCGGCCCCTGCTGCTGCGCTCGGCCAGCAACATGGAAGGGCGCACGGGAAGTTGACGTTCCGCGGCGCGCTGTCCACCGTGCACGGGCATGGAAAGACCCGGTTGCTGGCGACGGGGGATGCACCAGCAACCGGGCTATGGGAACGGTAACAAGAGATCGCCGGTTTACAAATTCGATCTCGGCTATTCGGACAACGATTTCCCGGTCACCGCCGGGAGTTGTGACAGGAGTCACCTCCGCGCGGTGGTCCGCGGGTGTCCGGACGGCTCAGCTGAGGGTGACCTGCCGGTTGGTCAGGCCGCCGCGCGCCCGGCGCTCGTCCGCCGTGAGCGGCTCCTGGACGGCGAGGGCGGCGGCGAGGCGCTCGGCGAACTCGGCGGCCGGCTTCTCCACGTCCTCGGCCCCGACCGAGGTCGGCAGGTCCCACACCGGCACGGTGAGGCCGTGGGCGCGGAAGGAGCCCACCAGCCGGGTGCCGTCACCGAGGCTGGAGCGGCCGGCCGCGTGCAGCCGGGCGAGGGCGTCCAGAAGCTGCTCCTCCGGGTGCGGCATGACCCAGCGCAGGTGGTTCTTCTCCGGGGTCCCGCACCAGTAGGCCGCTTCCACGCCGGTCAGCCTCGCGGTGGGGATGGCGGCGGCGTTGGCCCGCTCCAGGGAGGCGGCCACCTCCGGAGCCGCGTTCTCCGCGTCCGGCACCCAGAACTCGAAGCCGCTGTGCACGACCGGCTCCAACGCGGCGTCCGGGTCGAGCAGGTCCTGCAGCCGCGGGCCGTCGGCCGGGGCGCGGCGGCCCTCCACCGGTGTGCCGGGCGGGGCCTCCAGGGCGCGCAGGAGCGTATCGGCGAGGTCGCGGCTGATGTCGCCGGACGCCGTGTCGTTCTGCAGGCCGAGCAGCACCGAGCCGTCGTCGCGGCGCAGCGCGGGCCAGGCCATCGGCAGCACCGTGGCCAGCGTGACCGACGGGACACCCTCGGGCAGGCCGTCGCGCAGGGTCAGCTCGGCCGTGGCGGCGGGCACCAGCTCGCGCAGCGCCACCCAGTCGCACTCGCGCGGCAGGCCCTCGAAGGGGCGGTGCACCAGCTCGGTCACCGCGTGGGCGGCGGCCCGTCCGTGGCACGCCTTGTAACGCCGGCCGCTGCCGCAGGGGCAGGGCTCGCGGGCGCCGACGACCGGGACCTCCGCGTCGCTGAGCTGCGGCCGCTTGGCCTTCGTCGGGGGTCGCTTCTTGGCCATGGTGGGTGTCTCCCGGTTACGGCTCGTCTCGTACGGCGGGAGCCTAGCCGTTCACACCACCGCCGACGGGATCCTGTGGACAACGGGCCCGTGGACGGGGCCACAGGTGTGAACCCGTGGACGGGTCCGGGGTCCCGCCGGCCCTCGGGCGCCCCACGTCCGCGGTGGCCCCCGGCGCTCCCGGCGGGCGCCTTCCGGTGCCTTCCGGCTCAGCCCAGGTCCTCGAAGGCGTCCGCGAAGTCCAGACCGGCCAGGACGGGGGCCGCAGGGGCCGTGACGCGCGTAGCGAAACCGCCGCGGCGGCACCCGGCGTCCGGATCGTGCACGTCCTCGTGCACCACCACCCAGACCGTCACCTCGCCGCGGACGCTGTCCCGGACGCCCCAGTCGTCGGCGAGGGCCGTGATGATGTTCAGGCCCCGGCCGCCGTGCGCCGTGACCGAGGGCGTGGCCGGAGCCGGGCGGGTCGGGCCGCCGCCGTCCGTCACCTCCACGACGAGCCGCCCGCAGGGATCCACCCGCCACGCGGCGCGCACGGCGTCGTCCCCGGCCGTGCCGTCCCCTAGGGGGCGCCCGTGTTTGCAGGCATTGCTCAAGAGCTCGGAAAGGATCAGCACGGCATCGTCGATGACCGCTTCCGATACGCCACCGCTGCGCAACTGCGTGCGCATCCGGTGCCTCGCCTTCCCCACGCCCGCAGGGCCATGGGGTACGGCCATGCTCGACGACGCGGGCACTTCCTGTGCCACCACCAACGCCACCCCCGAGACCTCCTTCGCCCCACGCCACGGTGTGGATGCCCCCTTGGCCTGAACCGGAAACCGACCGATCCCCTTGCGGTGATGCACTCGCAACGTGCACTCACGCAGCGGGCGCGCCGGAGCACGCCCCGTGACAGGTGTGCCGTCGTGTGGCTTGATTTCGATGGTGTGGCCGAGAAGGGAGGATGGTGGAGCCGTGACGTCCGGGTCAAGGGGCGCGGACCGACCGATATCCGACCGGTCCCCGTCCGGGACCCGCGCGCGACCCGGCGGCCGGACCGGAGCGGGGCCGGGGCGCGACCGTGGTGGGTCCGCGCACGCGCGCGGCGGAGCCGGCGCGGCACCGCGCACGCGTGGCGGCCGGGCCGGTGCCCCTCACACACGCTCACCGGCCCGGCCGGCGCCCCTCACGCACGCGCGTTCACCGGCCCAGCCGGTCCAGCACCGCGCGCGGGCGGTTGGTGATGATGGCGTCGATGCCGAGGCGGCGGCAGAGGTCCACGTCCGCGGGCTCGTTCACGGTCCAGACGTGCACCTGGTGGCCGGCCTGCTTCAGCCGCTCCACGTAGGCCGGGTGGTTGCGCACGATCCGGATCGAGGGACCGGCGATCCGCACGCCGGCCGGCAGCCGCCCGTCGCGCAGCCGGGGCGAGACGAACTGCATCAGGTAGACGGTCGGCAGGGTGGGCGCGGCGGCGCGCACGCGGTGCAGCGAACGCGCCGAGAAGCTCATGACGCGGACCTGGGACTCCTCGGCGCGGGCCGGTGCGTCCAGGCCGAACCGCTTCAGCAGGAGCAGCAGCCGCTCCTCGACCTGCCCGGCCCAGCGCGTGGGGTGCTTGGTCTCGATGGCCAGCTCCACGCGCCGGCCGGCGTCCGCGACCAGCTGCAGCAGCCGCTCCAGGGTGAGCACGGAGGTGTCGGCGGGGTCCTCCGGCCGGTGCTCCCAGTCGGGCTCCTCGTCCCGCCCGCGCCAGGCCTCGCGCGTCTTCCAGGAGCCGAAGTCCAGCGCGGCGAGGTCGGCCAGCTCCAGGGCGGAGACCGCGCCGCGGCCGTTGGAGGTGCGGTTCACCCGCCAGTCGTGGACGCAGACCAGGTGGCCGTCGGCGGTGAGCCGCACGTCGCACTCCAGGGCGTCCGCGCCGTCCTCGATCGCCTTCTTGTACGCGGCCAGCGTGTGTTCGGGCGCGTCCTCGGAGGCGCCCCGGTGGGCGACGACCTGGATGCGCCGCTGTGGTGCGTGGGTCACCGCGTCATGGTGCCACCGACACGGGGTACGCGGGGCGGCGCGGGCGGGTGCGGAGGGCGACGATGGTCGCACAACCTGTCCGTTTATATAATTTTTGCTCCACAGGTCCCATGTAAAGGGTGGCCCCGGACCCACAGCAACCGCTTATGGTGCTCTGACGGCCCGTGGGAAAAGCTGACTGCGTACGACAGGAAGCCGACCGTGCACAGCTGCACCGCACCGGGCCCGCGCTTCTCGGGTGCCGAACGTGACCGCCACGACGGGTGTGGACGAGCATGAGCAAATGTGACCGAGTGCGACTGAGGACAACAGCCGTGGATCGAGGAGAAGAGCTGTGAGCACCGAGAACGAGGGCAACGCGGTACCCCCGGCCCCGTCCGCACCTCCCGTGCCGGTGGCCTCTCCCACTGCCTCCCCGCAGGGTCCCGCGCCCGAGGGGGGCGCGCCGACGGCACCGCTCCCGCCGGTGCCCCAGGGCCGCCCCGGCGCCCCGGAGCAGGGCACGGCGCCCGCGGGCCAGGCCCAGCAGCCCCACGCCGGCGGCCCCCAGCCCTCCGTCCCGGCTCCCGGCGGCGCCCAGCCGTACGGCCCGGCGCCGCAGGCGCACCAGCACCAGCCCTACGGCACCCCCGCCCCCGACGGCTCCTGGCCGCCCCCGCCGCCGGCCACGCCCGCCTACGCCGACGGCGGCTCCGGCGGCGCCCACGCCGGATGGGGTTCGTCGTACCAGCAGCCCGCGCCCGAGGCGCGCGGCGGACGCGGCGGACTCATCGCCGCGGTCCTGGTGGCCGCGCTGGTCGCGGGCGGCCTGGGCGGCGGGCTCGGCTACACCCTGGCCAAGGACAACGACGGCAGCGGCTCCACCACCGTCTCCTCCGACAGCAGCGCCTCACAGGTCAAGCGGGCCCCCGGCACGATCGCCAACGTGGCCTCCAGGGCCCTGCCCAGCACCGTCACCATCGAGGCGGAGAGCAACAGCGGCGAGGGCGGCACCGGCACCGGGTTCGTCTTCGACACCCAGGGCCACATCGTCACCAACAACCACGTGGTCGCGGACGCGGTGGACGGCGGCAGGCTCACCGCCACCTTCCCGAACGGCAAGAAGTACAACGCCGAGATCGTCGGCCACGCACAGGGCTACGACGTCGCCGTCATCAAGCTCAAGAACGCCCCGTCGGACCTCAAGCCGCTCGCCCTCGGCAACTCCGACCAGGTGGCCGTCGGCGACGAGACGATCGCCATCGGCGCCCCGTTCGGCCTGTCCAACACGGTCACCACGGGCATCATCAGCGCGAAGAACCGCCCGGTGGCCTCCAGCGACGGCAGCTCCACCAGCAAGGCGTCCTACATGAGCGCCCTGCAGACCGACGCCTCCATCAACCCGGGCAACTCCGGCGGCCCGCTGCTGAACGCCTCCGGCGCGGTGATCGGCATCAACTCCGCGATCCAGTCCACCGGCAGCGGCGGCTTCGGCTCCGGTCAGTCCGGTTCCATCGGCCTGGGCTTCGCCATCCCGATCAACCAGGCCAAGTACGTCGCCCAGCAACTGATCAAGACCGGCAAGCCGGTGTACGCCAAGATCGGCGCGTCCGTCTCCCTGGAGGACTCCACGGACGGCGCGAAGATCACCGACACGGGCGCGGCGGGCGCCGCGGCGGTCGAGTCGGGCGGCCCGGCGGACAAGGCCGGCCTCAAGCCCGGTGACGTCATCACCAAGCTCGACGACATGGTGGTCGACAGCGGCCCGACCCTGATCGGCGACATCTGGACCCACCAGCCGGGCGACAAGGTCGAGATCACCTACAAGCGGGGCGGCCAGGAGCACACGGTGGACCTCACCCTGGGCTCCCGGATCGGCGACAACTGACCCGGCGCCCGCGCCGGCGGGGCGCCCCACGACGAGAGACGCCCCGCCCGGCGCGGCGGGGTGCCCCGGGCGGACGCCCCACGCCCGGCCGCGGTGCCGGTAATCTGTACGCGCGCCGCCGGTCTCCGGCAGGCGCGGGGAGGCGTGCCCGAGCGGCCTAAGGGAACGGTCTTGAAAACCGTCGTGGCAGCGATGTCACCGTGGGTTCAAATCCCACCGCCTCCGCGCAGGTCATAGATGTTGCAGGTCAGAAGGGGTGTCCCGGGTCACGGGGCACCCCTTCTGCGCGCGGCCTGTCTCACCCTTTCTCGCCTGTATCCCAGAGCTGACCAGGGCGTATGGGCCATCTGTGGGCCAGGATCAGGGGGCGTCCCCCTCTTCTAGGGCGCGAGAGATCAGGTCGTTTGAGTGCTGCTGAC
This is a stretch of genomic DNA from Streptomyces sp. TG1A-8. It encodes these proteins:
- a CDS encoding glycerophosphodiester phosphodiesterase, coding for MTHAPQRRIQVVAHRGASEDAPEHTLAAYKKAIEDGADALECDVRLTADGHLVCVHDWRVNRTSNGRGAVSALELADLAALDFGSWKTREAWRGRDEEPDWEHRPEDPADTSVLTLERLLQLVADAGRRVELAIETKHPTRWAGQVEERLLLLLKRFGLDAPARAEESQVRVMSFSARSLHRVRAAAPTLPTVYLMQFVSPRLRDGRLPAGVRIAGPSIRIVRNHPAYVERLKQAGHQVHVWTVNEPADVDLCRRLGIDAIITNRPRAVLDRLGR
- a CDS encoding S1C family serine protease, which produces MSTENEGNAVPPAPSAPPVPVASPTASPQGPAPEGGAPTAPLPPVPQGRPGAPEQGTAPAGQAQQPHAGGPQPSVPAPGGAQPYGPAPQAHQHQPYGTPAPDGSWPPPPPATPAYADGGSGGAHAGWGSSYQQPAPEARGGRGGLIAAVLVAALVAGGLGGGLGYTLAKDNDGSGSTTVSSDSSASQVKRAPGTIANVASRALPSTVTIEAESNSGEGGTGTGFVFDTQGHIVTNNHVVADAVDGGRLTATFPNGKKYNAEIVGHAQGYDVAVIKLKNAPSDLKPLALGNSDQVAVGDETIAIGAPFGLSNTVTTGIISAKNRPVASSDGSSTSKASYMSALQTDASINPGNSGGPLLNASGAVIGINSAIQSTGSGGFGSGQSGSIGLGFAIPINQAKYVAQQLIKTGKPVYAKIGASVSLEDSTDGAKITDTGAAGAAAVESGGPADKAGLKPGDVITKLDDMVVDSGPTLIGDIWTHQPGDKVEITYKRGGQEHTVDLTLGSRIGDN
- a CDS encoding ATP-binding protein, with translation MHHRKGIGRFPVQAKGASTPWRGAKEVSGVALVVAQEVPASSSMAVPHGPAGVGKARHRMRTQLRSGGVSEAVIDDAVLILSELLSNACKHGRPLGDGTAGDDAVRAAWRVDPCGRLVVEVTDGGGPTRPAPATPSVTAHGGRGLNIITALADDWGVRDSVRGEVTVWVVVHEDVHDPDAGCRRGGFATRVTAPAAPVLAGLDFADAFEDLG
- a CDS encoding bifunctional DNA primase/polymerase; protein product: MREILGRRRRLLSRRNGGRPEPIGAALTFATEWQWPVLPGVAPDPEGRARCACPDPECTVPGAHPFDPGLLAATTDARMVRWWWSERPNAPIILATGGRAPCAVSLPAPAAAHALDLLDRHGMRLGPVIAAPARWSLLVKPYSMEQLGELLYAKDFVPGSLRFHGEGGYIALPPSETGQGAVRWERAPLPGSAAPWVPDVEAVVDAVVDALTRTGVSAPES
- a CDS encoding DUF5926 family protein; translation: MAKKRPPTKAKRPQLSDAEVPVVGAREPCPCGSGRRYKACHGRAAAHAVTELVHRPFEGLPRECDWVALRELVPAATAELTLRDGLPEGVPSVTLATVLPMAWPALRRDDGSVLLGLQNDTASGDISRDLADTLLRALEAPPGTPVEGRRAPADGPRLQDLLDPDAALEPVVHSGFEFWVPDAENAAPEVAASLERANAAAIPTARLTGVEAAYWCGTPEKNHLRWVMPHPEEQLLDALARLHAAGRSSLGDGTRLVGSFRAHGLTVPVWDLPTSVGAEDVEKPAAEFAERLAAALAVQEPLTADERRARGGLTNRQVTLS
- a CDS encoding PP2C family protein-serine/threonine phosphatase, encoding MLDIPVRVRVHVETLPTAQNDMGVCDAFQHYAPVRRPDTMSAPHPSKVAGIDAPIPPSAHTVAPAPPAPDAAQAPTAPPVPAPGTPVPGTPAPGALLQDRLAGRVADLTTLHELTGRLCRTNALEPALRELLRAGSLLVGARRALAVLEPADGLGPRTTVGLGLGRADLGHIETVPRGCLPHGALLDADNAEDAGDAGDAGGTTEAVRPDLLAEDGLDPRHREVARRLGYAAGYALPLAADSAGRLGAALWLYDEPAEPDERRRHLARLYVRHAAEHLARLVEVERTRARLAALTEGLLPSRLPRVPGVQLAVRHRTGPRGGGDWYDALPLPDAALGLSVGSVTGSGPGAVAATGRLRASLRAYAVMEGEDPVAVLSDLELLLRLTEPARCATALFAYCEPALRRITLAGAGHSPPLLVGERRTEFAETSVSAPLGMLTCWEAPSTEIRAEAGETVLLYTDGLLHRTGDPVDRAFARLHTAAAGIPLPLRRDPAAVADHVLRTLLPDGADTADGEEDVVLLAARFD
- a CDS encoding aminopeptidase P family protein; its protein translation is MTDPAADAVDPGTEPEEPIKQRKNGLTPGVSDELAENMKSGWADTELRDLEPVAQAAETARRRAALSARFPGERLVIPAGNLKTRSNDTEYPFRSSVEYAYLTGNQTEDGVLVLEPTADGHRETIYLLPRSNRENGEFWLSGQGELWVGRRHSLAESEVLYGIPAADVRELAGRLREATGPVRVVRGYDAGIEAALADKVTAERDEELRVFLSEARLVKDAFEIGELQKAVDSTVRGFEDVVKVLDRAEATSERYIEGTFFLRARVEGNDVGYGSICAAGPHACTLHWVRNDGPVRSGDLLLLDAGVETHTLYTADVTRTLPVNGTYSEIQKKVYDAVYEAQEAGIAAVRPGAKFRDFHEAAQRVLAERLVEWGLVEGPVERVLELGLQRRWTLHGTGHMLGMDVHDCAAARTETYVDGTLEPGMVLTVEPGLYFQADDLTVPQEYRGIGVRIEDDILVTEDGNRNLSAALPRRSDEVERWMAALKG